A region of the Hyperolius riggenbachi isolate aHypRig1 chromosome 9, aHypRig1.pri, whole genome shotgun sequence genome:
TTAATGGTATTTGATCGATACTTGGCTATTAACAATCCACTGCATTATTCAATAATTAGGAGCAATAGGTTTTGCTGTGTGTTAATTGCCCTCCCATGGCTGGCTGGATTCATAATATCCTTTATACCAGTAATCTTCACAATTTGTCTGGACTACTGCAGCCCTAATGAAATTGACCAGTTCTTTTGTGACCTGGCACCACTGCAGAATTTGGCCTGCTCTGATCCACTTATCAGCAATTTTGCCACCATGTCAGCTGCCATTACCTCTGTTACTTGTCCTTtcattttaataacatttctcTATATTAAAATCATTCAAGTTATTCTGCAGATCAACAGTAATGAAGGGAAGAAGAAAGCATTTTCGACTTGTTCATCCCATCTCATTGTAATTTGTCTGGCCTACAGCACGGTCATAATTGTTTATATCAGGCCAAAAGGCAGTCACTATGATAAGTTCCTTGCTCTTATGTATACAGTTGTTACTCCCATGCTAAACCCATATATTTACACTCTAAGAAATACAGAAGTAAAAAATGCTTTTAGGAagttcattaaagtgaaccaagcatcattttagcacccagggcatctaaagagcacattaaaaatgcattccaACAATGTGTCTCATTATTGAAAAAACTTCAATTCTaccatttatttttacatttaaaagcttAGTAAAGGCCTGTATTACCCTACTTCTGAGGCCTGCCTGaccacagaaatttcaggcagaagAGGATTGATGTAATTCTTTATTGCACACAATAGCAGAAagtaaacaaaagctttcatcagcgggGGGTGGAGAGATATGACACTACGctataaagagtttagagaagccacagatgctatcttAACACCTTCACCTGAATAAATAATGGGCATCTAGAAGGGGAGAagagaacatggcagctcctgtagctattagaaaccaggacaaactgcaggaaaACAAAGTGATGCTTGGTTCCCTCTTCAAAAAGAAGCTTTATTTCATAATTTTAACATTAAAATATGTCTCACAGATCATCAGTAAAAGGAAAAAAGTTCACTAACATATAACCATAATTAATACTATAATATAATGCAATATATTATATTCggtaataaatatatattaaccacttaagcctatctggacgtgtATACTCATCCAGTGTAACTGTGGAGGGTGCACCACGAGTTTGTTACTTAACGAGGCACatttggtatcattttaaccgggaGTCCGggacaagttgtagaatacattttggtgtgttttaaagcttggaccTACATTACATAAGAAATAGGATGAGACAAACTCAATCCAgcttaaaaattaattttcaaaatTGTGATCAAACTTTGGAAAGTATTAGTAAAACTACACaagaaatgtggtaacattttatccACAATAAGTAGCAGAATATATTTTAGGGTGATTAGGGGTAAGggctatgtcttgtgtattctttttagtaacaaactgaatcaaaagcaattacatttttgtagATTTTGTACCAAAACCAAGacgtgtaaaatgaaaacaaagtgatagaatataaaagaaaaatatgtatgccatgaggatatattactattatttttagcTTATAATATCTTATAATCATCAACggcgtacaatgagaaagcaaaacaaaaaaagacacctttatttccaaatacaatattgtcaacatacattgggcctgatgcaattcactttttctcctaagttttctcctaggtgaatttttgcatcttatcaataaaatgccttttaagccaccagcaagcagaaGATACTCCGAATATATAGGTAGCACTCAACCCTCTCTGCAATTCCACCACCATTCACACCTTGAGAGAGAGAACTCACCTGTTAGGTGTGACCACTGTTAGATTGGTGATATAAGGTATGATATATCCCCTCGGCCACTGCAGCTGTCAGGGTGTCTCATTTATCGGGTAGTCAATGATGCAAAGTGGATTCTTCAGTGTTGTAACCTCATAAGAAAAGCGCTAACATAGCGTAATTCCATAAAAACTTTATAtgctttatttttaaaaagacTCACATGCGGCAGCGGAATACACAGGCCCAGAGTTTACAGGCTCCCCCCGTTGCCTCCCGGCAGGCTGCTGCTTAGGCCTCACTCTCGTTGCTCCATGGCTGCAAGCTGGCATTTCGCTTCCTGGATCATCTGCTAGGCCCCCCCTGACATGTTTGGTCATGTCGTGTGATTCATCAGTGGCGTGGCTTAGCCCAGCGGAAATCCAGGATTTATCTTCCCCCAGCAGTAACTGGAACATACTTCCACATTCACATTACGTAGGGGTTTAGGTGTCATGCCACCTTATCCAATTAAAAGCTTCCATTCTCAACCTTTTGGCCGGCTGTCTCCCCACTAGGTTTTTACTTCTATAACGCACCCAGAGGCAATATAGGGGGATCCGTTTACATGAAGATTCAAATAAAAAGTTTAATATCATTGTTAAAAACAATTGTGTTGAAATAATTTTACTAATAGCACATTCCTATGGCTTATCCTATTACTCTGCTGCCACCCTGTGGGTATATGCTGATAAAGCAGCATAGCTTAAACGGAGTAGTGTGAGTTAAAATGCCATTGTGCATGTTACAAGCAGTAGTGTTATGTACCATGTGCTGGTAACTAGAGCTCCCTGCATTTAAAATAACACCTGCTCCTTTAATCGTGCCTGAGCCCCTTCGGGTCTTGTAGTGTTTAAGGACGAGATCCCCATACTTTTATTAATGAATCAAGCTGTTTGATACTAACCTGGCAATGTTTTGGTATTTGTTACATTGATTTGCCAGGCTCAGATTGGGTGCAAGGGTCATTGATAGAATTAGGATCCTCCATTGTGAGAAAACTTATTATGAGAAATCGGAAAAGCCTCAATCCCTCTTCCCTATGAGAATGAGTAGAGGAAATTGTATCATTTCTAATGGATGAGGGGGACAAGGTAGTGGAGGGGCCACTTCAGTAATGGGGTGTGTCGGAAAATAACTCTGGATCAGTTTCGTCCCATAACCACAGATATAGATCATACTGTAATGGAAGGGTTGGGTGAAGTGGGGGGTGGTTTGAGTTTGCCTGGAGTGGGAATGGTGATTGAGTGGATTTTGGACTGGATAGATGTGTGGGGATGAGTGGGCATGAAGCAGGAATGGTGGTTGAGTATTTGTTGGactggtgtaatgatccgctcagctgcctgcgcaggcaggcatctttttgaccactgttcaggtctgcattctgcaggtctctggaagagagaccttttgtcagttttgcagcttgctgctgaggaatttgcatacgtttgtcatgcaaattgcctagccacatcctttgtaggcttgctctatatataccatgtgattccacagtacgtggctggtcataagggtttgtcctgtgaaacactcctggagtgttagccatgcttattgtttgaagattagcttagagtaattcctgggactgcactaggcatccttgctagagcagtcaggattgtaatatttgtattgcctgttctatctatctgtcgtgcttggatcacactagcctctagcagtagcggctgtggatccttctggtctgcaactctcttgctgtacttggatcgcacttgctctgacggaaagagcagtggatccagctcgctctgtttctatacttgggtcgcacttgctctgacggaaagagcagtggatcgtatcgctcacttattcatgttttcgtgtatctgtcttttcttctacgaacgcttgctggaggctcggtgaggtaaccgctaagcaagcgctcgcgtcctctgtttcatgttagtctgtcggtggttagttaggcgtgcttgtctctgttgtacttaacacgcggagaccgcgcataaatgcgtgcactgttgcgaatgagtgcggtgttcgcgtttagttagcgtttgttattttccttatcttctcattgtatgattactgtgcctttgctactctcatgccctgtcttgcttaagccttgtgtcacctctggcaatcgcctctctcgcgattgcattcatacttcgtttctgctgttgtgtgtgcaccgtcgcgggttggcgactagattggggcacatacatacattctgtccctgtgctcattctctttcgcaatcgcttctcttgcgattgcgttctcacttggtttcctccgttgtgtgtccgccgtcgcaggttggcggctagattggtggacatacatacattcctcatctgtgcttattcggtcttgtgtcgcttttagcaatcgccatctctggcgattgccttctcacctgatcttcatggttgtgtgttcatcatcgcagggtggcgactagattggtggacacacataccctctgtcgctttgatctctctctttcagggctatcttgccctgcgtttcttcccttcgtgcaattcctgtctggcgtctgtggcagggcagaggagctgttcctctgccctccacagattcacctgccgacaggaatttccctctacaggtgcgttgcaccttttgctgggttccctcaaattatacgcttgtggaggatttccgcagtgtcagcgcacgtcttgtgtgctgatcacggagagaattccacaaactTTAcagtacagtatgaccagccaaactgaaattcccagtgtagagggaatttccgatttgtacgatttggtcaaatatgggtcctgtatctttaagaggtttaagatactggactctgaaaccagagatgagttcatatcagaatgttccagattcttggcaaatcctgaatttcaggccaccaatatttccacttggagtggtcagattgcttacaatcttttccaaggggatctgtttgtgtgggctgatgagtatgccaggcacaagaatctgagacataaccctcgcaggttTCTAGCTCATGTGTTTTCTtgtaagcttagaattcccctgccaggctgtttctatgagttttttcctgctgtACAAGATGCTGATCCGATTAGTTTGTGCAACATTtctctgtcattaccatatgttaatgagttggtgcttgcaggctaATCTGCTGATTTTGCTTGCCAGCCAAAAGAttcattgcccatagcaaccccaaataaagaggttatttctgtcaagtctgaaatgtgcaaaaccattcagtatgataatcagttcaatgtttctcttgccacttcagcttctaagcagatgcaagagaactgcctggatacgtttcttgcatttaaacagacatgcaaagtggctaaaaagggaaaaactaaaaatcgcaagcatctgaataaaacactccctattgatgtttacaatgatgttgctcagtctccgggttttttgccctaatccaaagcttatgtggatcctattataggtaggatcgcacactatattaaagcagttaaaaaatctgttcttgttcctgatctccacccatatggagattatcttgatactggcttgtttgaacctccatttgcctcatgggaaattggggccttgatggaggaatttgattttcattaaaatgccttttgcgatttttacattgcaaaaagcaaagatgtcttgaatgattgtctcgattctatgtaccttttgattgattccgatgaatgtgacaagggtgatgtggatctggtgacttatgtatggcagacgattttggatgagttacacacacaccaatcaattgattccaataaagagacatcgttgtcggatgattgctcctgcctttctggggtaaagcatgtgagtcttgacattgtgcgatctgaaatggatgggtgtaccactgtggttgattcctgtgcgaatcctgaaagattctctcctgattgtGTGCAGTTGgaatctatgcgatctaatgcctgtttctcgcatgttcctgcagattgtgatcagcatgaatgtgccagttttctcaaggatgtgtgggatcccttgtcatttagaaacagatctttaagatcttccatctgtgatcctgctatggggaaaattcctaaattatgcagcgtcaaaagtaaaattaatatgtctaataaagtttctcctgatgttgtcgctagttcttctgcaggtgagtttttgtctcaccctgttcacacctgtaagggcccgttgcctggtgacagttgctccagtgtttctgtcctgaacgccttacagtctgctccgcagatcgcggaggtttgcgctatggaagcgtcagtttcacaacctaaagcaatttttgattcgcaagttttgcgttctgactccttggattcgacattgttagccgaatctaagagtgagacagcgcttcggttttgcaaatctgatgctgaagcttctttgccttgcccagagaagctttctctgaacctgccctgtaccatgaatgaaaacatgatctccactctgagatttgtgagtccctttctggttctgaggaaaatgctgattctgcactctgtactctggatgagttaatatggactTGCtgcaacgatcggtgtaacacagagaggatctgattaccggtgatctgcagtatcactgggaatacagatatataccagattattgatgatctgcagtatcacagataatcagatatataggctaacttctggacacctgtagagtagtagtgtttggtgcaacagtaatacttagaggactaggcctcagggcagtaaggagtactgcacaaattccttccggagacctgaactctcccggagggaggagtcaggctgagagtaggaaggacaacctagagtgacactcaggagggagtgtcactaccaggactgggaaccgcctctgacagtaaggtcggttctcgaggtcggacaaaccaggtcgtaaccacacagacagatacagtacagattcagaaggcagatgtggGGTCTTAGGGCGAgctggggttcggcaacagagtatcagaatagcaaggtacaggatcagagttcagaagaatagtcaggcaagcagaaggtcataacagataatacagtataatttcctaacgctaaggtgtgagatccgtggccgtcaacacctttggaaactatgctagaacacagatacagacaggtctgagtgctaccacgttgtgttcgcaacgccagacaaccagcaactgaacagccggcagtatatatacacagacattctccagcacctccccaagtgctggaccaatgggaaggagcagagtcgtcagctgaccgaccaggtcagctgacctttttctggctgccatataagttctgacTCTCTGCGCGCAcgtgcgcgtcattctgaacctaggaggactacgagtcccagccataccagcaccgctctgcggtgtatcCGCGacagggccatgcgcgctaaccgccgtgtgagacgcggcggtttctccacgttccgccatgcccttcacggaagcagccgcctcacgccgagtagaggcggctgttcttgcgcactccgccatgcccttcacagaagcagccgcctcacgctgagaagaggcggctgcctccccgcgattcctcacagtacccccccccccccaaggagtggactccggacagctccttctaggcttttctggatgtaatGTGTGAAACTCCCTCTTTAAATCATCAGCATGCATGCGGCCCTCAGGTACCCACATTCTTTCTTCAataccatatcccttccagtgcaccagatattGTATCGAGTTCTGCACTAtgcgtgagtccaaaattttctctacttcaaactcaggttgactatccaccatgacaggaggaggaggagtaggacccacatggactgccggtttgagcagggacacgtgaaaggaccttaccccacgcatgctggcgggaagatcaacggtataagtaacgTTGCTGATCTTTTTCACTACCgggaacggacccacaaacctgggaccaagcttgtctgagggttgtctcagggtcaagtgatgtgtggacacccacaccaagtctcctggctggaacctccactccaaagaacgtctcttgtcagcttgacccttttgactctgaaatgccttttccaaattatttttcaccgtCCACCAAGTGTCTTTAaatgacctctgccaggcctccagagctggaaacggagtggaggccactggcaatggggagaacttgggcgatctccctgtcactatctgcaacggggaaaatccagaagaagaactcttcaaattattttgtgcaaattctgcgaagggcagaaattttacccagtcattctgtgcctccgcaacgtaacatcttaaaaactgttccaaagattgattgACCCGTTCAGTCTGcctatttgtctgtgggtggtagcctgacgagaaagacagcttcatgcccatttggtggcaaaatgccccccagaatctagagacaaattggactccccgatctgacactatgttttccggaatgccatgcagctggaaaatgtggacgatgaataagtcggccaattcctgggccgaggggagtcctttcaagggcacgaaatgggccatcttgctgaagcggtcgactaccacccagatgaccgacatgccttcagacttggggagctcacctacaaaatccatggacaaatgggtccacagttcactcggggcg
Encoded here:
- the LOC137533525 gene encoding olfactory receptor 6C74-like — translated: MQDINKTAVKEFFLVGFSSLQKFHSAIFYAVLLAYIMCILGNLFIIILVRIHPTLHIPMYFFITTFAVLEIMFVSVTIPKLLSLLTKADKSISVTGCFIQLYALNTSGETESFLLALMVFDRYLAINNPLHYSIIRSNRFCCVLIALPWLAGFIISFIPVIFTICLDYCSPNEIDQFFCDLAPLQNLACSDPLISNFATMSAAITSVTCPFILITFLYIKIIQVILQINSNEGKKKAFSTCSSHLIVICLAYSTVIIVYIRPKGSHYDKFLALMYTVVTPMLNPYIYTLRNTEVKNAFRKFIKVNQASF